A stretch of Faecalibacterium duncaniae DNA encodes these proteins:
- a CDS encoding tyrosine-type recombinase/integrase, translating into MCLKDLRDEFLYDCECRHLAKGSLRNYRAATRFLVDFLELRRITELEEVKPHHIRDLMKEKQDMGSTPRYINDLLKVWRTWFNYLVTEGYLDERDNPAKKVKPLRQPKTIIDTFTVDEMRRMIRFYDGTDFLSVRNKTIIMLLFDTGMRCNEMILMEPEDIKPDYILVKHGKGSKERVVPKSPALSKQLMKYRTLRDAYLKEYPSRHKNLFLSKNGKPLTDEAVARMLKH; encoded by the coding sequence ATGTGTTTGAAGGATCTCCGCGATGAATTTCTGTACGACTGCGAATGCCGCCATCTTGCCAAAGGCTCCCTGCGCAACTACCGGGCAGCGACACGATTCCTGGTGGACTTTCTGGAATTGAGACGGATCACCGAACTGGAGGAGGTCAAGCCACACCACATCCGGGATCTGATGAAGGAAAAGCAGGACATGGGCAGCACGCCACGGTACATCAATGATCTGCTCAAAGTCTGGCGGACTTGGTTCAATTATCTGGTGACCGAAGGCTATCTGGATGAACGGGATAACCCGGCCAAGAAGGTGAAGCCTCTTCGTCAGCCCAAAACCATCATTGATACCTTTACAGTGGATGAGATGAGGCGGATGATCCGATTTTACGATGGGACAGATTTCCTGTCGGTGAGGAATAAGACCATCATTATGCTGCTGTTCGACACCGGGATGCGCTGCAATGAGATGATCCTGATGGAGCCGGAAGACATCAAACCGGACTATATTCTGGTCAAGCATGGCAAGGGCAGCAAGGAACGCGTGGTGCCAAAGTCGCCTGCGCTGTCCAAGCAGCTGATGAAGTATCGTACCCTACGGGATGCCTATTTAAAGGAATACCCCAGTCGCCACAAGAACCTGTTTCTCAGCAAAAACGGGAAGCCTTTGACGGATGAAGCGGTTGCCCGGATGCTGAAACATTAA
- the gap gene encoding type I glyceraldehyde-3-phosphate dehydrogenase: protein MAVRVAINGFGRIGRLAFRQMFDAEGYEVVAINDLTSPKMLAHLLKYDTAQGSFCGKIGEGKHTVEATEDSIIVDGKEIKIYAVKDAKDAPWGELNVDVVLECTGFYTSKEKSMAHIQAGAKKVVISAPAGNDLKTIVFSVNEKTLTAEDQVISAASCTTNCLAPMADTLNKTYPIVSGIMTTVHAYTGDQMILDGPQRKGDLRRARAGAQNIVPNSTGAAKAIGLVIPELNGKLIGSAQRVPVPTGSTTILVAVVKGKDVTKESINAAMKAATSESFGYNEDPIVSSDVIGMRYGSLFDATQTMVAKIDDDTYQVQVVSWYDNENSYTSQMVRTIKYFAENC from the coding sequence ATGGCTGTTAGAGTTGCTATCAATGGTTTTGGTCGTATTGGCCGTCTGGCTTTCCGTCAGATGTTTGATGCTGAGGGTTACGAGGTCGTTGCAATCAACGATCTGACCAGCCCCAAGATGCTGGCTCACCTGCTGAAGTACGATACCGCTCAGGGTTCCTTCTGCGGCAAGATCGGCGAAGGCAAGCACACTGTCGAGGCTACCGAGGATTCCATCATCGTCGACGGCAAGGAGATCAAGATCTATGCTGTTAAGGACGCAAAGGATGCTCCCTGGGGCGAGCTGAACGTTGATGTCGTTCTGGAGTGCACCGGCTTCTACACCAGCAAGGAGAAGAGCATGGCTCACATCCAGGCTGGCGCAAAGAAGGTCGTTATCTCTGCTCCCGCAGGCAACGACCTGAAGACCATCGTCTTCTCCGTCAACGAGAAGACCCTGACCGCTGAGGATCAGGTCATCTCTGCTGCTTCCTGCACCACCAACTGCCTGGCTCCCATGGCTGACACCCTGAACAAGACCTACCCCATCGTTTCCGGCATCATGACCACTGTTCATGCTTACACCGGCGACCAGATGATCCTGGATGGTCCTCAGCGCAAGGGCGACCTGCGCCGTGCTCGTGCTGGCGCACAGAACATCGTTCCCAACAGCACCGGCGCTGCTAAGGCTATCGGCCTGGTCATCCCCGAGCTGAACGGCAAGCTGATCGGCTCTGCTCAGCGTGTGCCCGTTCCCACCGGCTCTACCACCATCTTGGTTGCCGTTGTCAAGGGCAAGGATGTCACCAAGGAGTCCATCAATGCTGCTATGAAGGCTGCTACCTCTGAGTCCTTCGGCTACAACGAGGATCCGATCGTTTCTTCCGATGTCATCGGCATGCGTTACGGCTCTCTGTTCGACGCTACCCAGACCATGGTCGCTAAGATCGACGACGACACCTATCAGGTTCAGGTCGTGTCCTGGTACGACAACGAGAACTCCTACACCTCTCAGATGGTCCGTACCATTAAGTACTTCGCTGAGAACTGCTAA